A window of the Pseudomonas furukawaii genome harbors these coding sequences:
- the ggt gene encoding gamma-glutamyltransferase yields MGRLVRGACRGALLATLLLLGGVAQAAGPGRAAVATPHPSATVAGLETLAQGGNAFDAAVAIAAALAVAEPYGSGLGGGGFFLLRQAGDKPVYRFLDARERAPLAAHAKLYLRDGKPDPALSLDGPLAAAIPGLPAALADLAGHYGRLPLADTLTPAIRLARDGISVDRIYRERAGFRLAAMRDDPETARLFLDHKGEVPEEFSLLRQPELANTLERMARYGKAGFYSGPVAEKLVRGVNAAGGIWSLEDLDRYRTVEREPIRFPLAEGRELISAPPPSAGGIALAQSLAMLQQLPWREADRVQRTHYVVEALRRAYRDRGLLGDPDFVAIPTARLLDASYLKQLAQGIDPRRATPSSALPPSPSWREGDHTTHFAVIDKDGNAVAATLSINLPFGAAFTVPGTGVLLNDEMDDFAANPQGANAYGLAASQANAVGSGKRPLSSMSPTFIESASEFTAFGTPGGSRIPSMVLLSVLEYLDGQPVSRWPAVARYHHQYLPDVIEHEPGAFSSDESAELRARGHALKPLGRNYGNQQVLYWNKEKGSLEAASDPRGVGRADLLEEPR; encoded by the coding sequence ATGGGCCGCCTGGTCCGCGGCGCCTGCCGAGGCGCGCTGCTCGCGACGCTGCTCCTCCTGGGCGGCGTCGCCCAGGCCGCCGGTCCCGGCCGTGCCGCCGTGGCCACGCCCCATCCGTCCGCCACCGTCGCCGGCCTGGAAACCCTGGCACAGGGCGGCAACGCCTTCGACGCCGCCGTTGCCATCGCCGCCGCCCTGGCGGTGGCCGAACCCTACGGCTCTGGACTGGGCGGCGGCGGGTTCTTCCTGCTGCGCCAGGCCGGCGACAAACCCGTCTACCGCTTCCTCGATGCCCGTGAGCGGGCGCCGCTGGCGGCCCACGCCAAACTCTACCTGCGCGACGGTAAGCCTGACCCGGCCCTGTCCCTGGACGGTCCCCTGGCCGCCGCCATCCCCGGTCTTCCCGCCGCCCTGGCGGACCTGGCCGGCCACTACGGCAGGCTGCCACTGGCCGACACCCTGACCCCGGCCATCCGTCTCGCCCGCGATGGCATCTCCGTGGACCGCATCTACCGGGAGCGTGCGGGTTTCCGCCTGGCGGCCATGCGCGACGACCCGGAAACCGCGCGGCTGTTCCTCGACCACAAGGGCGAAGTCCCCGAGGAATTCAGCCTGCTGCGCCAACCGGAACTGGCCAACACGCTGGAGCGCATGGCCCGCTACGGCAAGGCGGGGTTCTACAGCGGTCCCGTGGCCGAGAAGCTGGTGCGCGGCGTGAACGCCGCCGGTGGCATCTGGAGCCTCGAGGACCTGGACCGCTACCGCACCGTGGAACGCGAACCGATCCGCTTTCCCCTCGCCGAGGGCCGCGAGCTGATCAGCGCCCCGCCGCCCTCGGCCGGCGGCATCGCCCTGGCCCAGAGTCTGGCCATGCTGCAGCAACTGCCCTGGCGCGAAGCCGATCGGGTGCAGCGGACCCACTATGTGGTGGAGGCCCTGCGTCGCGCCTACCGCGACCGGGGGCTGCTGGGTGACCCCGACTTCGTCGCCATCCCCACCGCCAGGCTGCTGGACGCCAGCTACCTGAAACAGCTCGCGCAAGGCATCGACCCGCGCCGCGCCACTCCCAGCAGCGCATTGCCGCCATCACCGTCCTGGCGCGAGGGCGACCACACCACCCATTTCGCGGTGATCGACAAGGACGGCAACGCCGTCGCCGCCACCCTGTCCATCAACCTGCCCTTCGGCGCCGCCTTCACCGTGCCCGGCACCGGCGTCCTGCTGAATGACGAGATGGACGACTTCGCCGCCAACCCCCAGGGCGCCAACGCCTACGGACTGGCCGCCAGCCAGGCCAATGCCGTGGGCTCGGGCAAGCGCCCGCTTTCGTCCATGAGCCCCACCTTCATCGAAAGCGCCAGCGAGTTCACCGCCTTCGGCACCCCGGGTGGCAGCCGTATCCCCAGCATGGTGCTGCTGTCGGTGCTGGAGTACCTCGATGGCCAGCCGGTCAGCCGCTGGCCGGCGGTGGCGCGCTACCACCACCAGTACCTGCCCGACGTGATCGAGCACGAGCCCGGCGCCTTCAGCAGCGATGAAAGCGCGGAACTCCGGGCGCGCGGCCATGCGCTCAAACCCCTGGGCCGCAACTACGGCAACCAGCAAGTGCTCTACTGGAACAAGGAGAAGGGCAGCCTGGAGGCCGCCAGCGACCCCCGAGGCGTGGGTCGCGCCGACCTGCTGGAAGAGCCGCGCTAG
- a CDS encoding YfhL family 4Fe-4S dicluster ferredoxin, translating into MSLKITDDCINCDVCEPECPNGAISQGEEIYVIDPNLCTECVGHYDEPQCQQVCPVDCIPLDEAHVESKDELMQKYLKLTGKA; encoded by the coding sequence ATGTCCCTCAAGATCACCGACGACTGCATCAACTGCGACGTCTGCGAACCCGAATGCCCCAACGGCGCCATTTCCCAGGGCGAGGAGATCTACGTGATCGACCCCAACCTCTGCACCGAATGCGTGGGCCACTATGACGAGCCCCAGTGCCAGCAGGTCTGCCCGGTGGATTGCATTCCCCTCGACGAGGCCCATGTCGAAAGCAAGGATGAGCTGATGCAGAAGTACCTGAAGCTCACCGGCAAGGCCTGA
- the coaD gene encoding pantetheine-phosphate adenylyltransferase yields the protein MNRVLYPGTFDPITKGHGDLIERASRLFDTVIIAVAASPKKNPLFSLEQRVALAREVTKHLPNVEVVGFSTLLAHFVKEQNANVFLRGLRAVSDFEYEFQLANMNRQLAPDVESMFLTPSEKYSFISSTLVREIAALGGDITKFVHPAVAAALAERFKR from the coding sequence ATGAACCGAGTGTTGTATCCGGGCACCTTCGACCCCATCACCAAGGGTCATGGCGATCTGATCGAACGTGCCTCCCGCCTGTTCGATACCGTGATCATCGCCGTGGCCGCGAGCCCGAAGAAGAATCCCCTGTTCAGCCTGGAACAGCGTGTTGCACTGGCGCGCGAAGTCACCAAGCACCTGCCCAACGTGGAAGTGGTCGGCTTCTCCACCCTGCTGGCGCACTTCGTCAAGGAGCAGAACGCCAATGTGTTCCTCCGCGGCCTGCGCGCGGTGTCCGACTTCGAGTACGAGTTCCAGCTGGCCAACATGAACCGCCAGCTCGCACCGGACGTGGAGAGCATGTTCCTCACCCCGTCGGAGAAGTATTCCTTCATCTCCTCCACCCTGGTACGCGAAATAGCGGCCCTGGGCGGCGACATCACCAAGTTCGTCCACCCGGCCGTGGCCGCGGCGCTGGCCGAGCGCTTCAAGCGCTGA
- a CDS encoding GMC family oxidoreductase: MPVPDLFAEGLARGWKTHDGSRLERDLTLEADVAIVGSGAGGGTTAEILSAAGLKVLLIEEGPLKTSTDFKMQEAEAYPALYQEGIGRMSKDGAITILQGRAVGGTTLVNWTSSFRTPDPTLEHWAREHGVKGLSPAEMAPWFEKMEQRLGVAPWMFPPNANNDVIRLGCEQLGYHWKVIPRNVRGCWNLGYCGMGCPTNAKQSMLVTTIPATLDKGGELLYLARADKLLLEGDRVSGLECLALDERCVAPTGRRITVRARHYVLSGGGINTPALLLRSRAPDPHGRVGKRTFLHVVNFSAATFDRLINPFYGAPQSIYSDHFQWDDGATGRMSYKLEVPPLHPALTSTLLGRFGTDNALRMEQLPHTNVMLALMRDGFHPDSAEGTVELRGDGSPVLDYRMTDYTWDGIRRAFHVMAEIQFAAGARAVLPLHNDARHVTRLDEARRLIDELPLALYRTRLGSAHVMGGCAMGEDPTRAVADSLGRHHQLANLSIHDGSLFPTSIGANPQLSVYGLSARLASALAERLGKA; the protein is encoded by the coding sequence ATGCCCGTACCCGATCTGTTCGCCGAAGGCCTGGCCCGAGGCTGGAAGACCCACGACGGCTCGCGCCTGGAGCGCGACCTGACCCTGGAAGCCGACGTCGCCATCGTCGGCAGCGGCGCCGGCGGCGGCACCACCGCTGAGATCCTCAGCGCCGCCGGGCTCAAGGTGCTGCTGATCGAGGAAGGCCCGCTGAAGACCAGCACCGACTTCAAGATGCAGGAAGCCGAGGCCTACCCGGCGCTCTACCAGGAAGGCATCGGCCGCATGAGCAAGGACGGCGCCATCACCATCCTCCAGGGCCGCGCCGTGGGCGGCACCACCCTGGTCAACTGGACCTCCAGCTTCCGCACCCCCGACCCGACCCTGGAACACTGGGCGCGGGAACATGGCGTGAAGGGCCTGTCCCCCGCCGAGATGGCGCCCTGGTTCGAGAAGATGGAGCAGCGCCTCGGCGTCGCGCCCTGGATGTTTCCGCCCAATGCCAACAACGACGTGATCCGCCTGGGTTGCGAACAGCTCGGCTACCACTGGAAGGTCATCCCACGGAATGTGCGCGGCTGCTGGAACCTCGGCTACTGCGGCATGGGCTGCCCCACCAACGCCAAGCAGTCCATGCTGGTGACCACCATCCCCGCCACCCTCGACAAGGGCGGCGAGCTGCTCTACCTGGCCCGCGCCGACAAGCTCCTGCTGGAGGGCGACCGGGTCAGCGGCCTCGAATGCCTGGCCCTGGACGAACGCTGCGTGGCCCCCACCGGCCGGCGCATCACCGTCAGGGCCCGTCATTACGTGCTGTCCGGCGGCGGCATCAACACCCCGGCCCTGCTGCTGCGCTCCAGGGCGCCCGATCCCCACGGCCGCGTGGGCAAGCGCACCTTCCTGCATGTGGTGAACTTCTCCGCCGCCACCTTCGACCGGCTGATCAACCCCTTCTACGGCGCGCCGCAGTCCATCTATTCCGACCACTTCCAGTGGGACGACGGCGCCACCGGGCGCATGTCCTACAAGCTCGAAGTGCCGCCTCTGCACCCCGCGCTCACCAGCACCCTGCTGGGTCGCTTCGGCACCGACAACGCCCTGCGCATGGAGCAGCTACCCCACACCAACGTGATGCTCGCCCTGATGCGCGACGGCTTCCACCCGGACAGCGCCGAAGGCACGGTGGAGCTGCGCGGCGACGGCAGCCCGGTGCTGGACTACCGCATGACCGACTACACCTGGGACGGCATCCGCCGCGCCTTCCACGTGATGGCGGAGATCCAGTTCGCCGCCGGGGCCAGGGCCGTGCTGCCCCTGCACAACGACGCCCGCCACGTGACCCGCCTGGACGAGGCCCGCCGCCTGATCGACGAACTGCCCCTGGCGCTCTACCGCACCCGCCTGGGCAGCGCCCACGTGATGGGCGGCTGCGCCATGGGCGAGGACCCCACGCGGGCGGTGGCCGACAGCCTGGGCCGCCATCACCAGCTGGCCAACCTGTCCATCCATGACGGCTCGCTGTTCCCCACCAGCATCGGCGCCAATCCGCAGCTGTCGGTCTACGGCCTCAGCGCGCGCCTCGCCAGCGCCCTCGCCGAACGACTCGGCAAGGCCTGA
- a CDS encoding coniferyl aldehyde dehydrogenase: MVADLAYLQHSQQQISQLEALFQRQREAFRAHPMPSAEQRIQWLRSLAELISSERDALIAAVSSDFGNRSADETLLAEIMPSLHGIHYARKRLRKWMKPSRRAVGLAFQPAAARVVYQPLGVVGVIVPWNYPLFLAIGPLVGALAAGNRVMIKMSESTPATSRLLKELLARIFPEDLVAVVEGEAEVGVAFSRQPFDHLLFTGATSIGRHVMRAAAENLTPVTLELGGKSPAIVSAEVPLADAAERIAFGKTLNAGQTCVAPDYVLVPEDRVDGFIEAYREVVQRFFPKLADNPDYTAIINERQLGRLKGYLADAEAKGAKLVPLFPEGEDRRLPHTLVLNATDDMKLMQEEIFGPLLPVVPYRRIDDAFAYINARPRPLALYYFGYGKAEQQRVLHETHSGGVCLNDTLLHVAQDDMPFGGIGPSGMGHYHGHEGFLTFSKAKGVFIKQRFNAAKLIYPPYGKAIQKLVYRLFVR; the protein is encoded by the coding sequence ATGGTCGCCGACCTCGCCTACCTGCAACACAGCCAGCAGCAGATCAGTCAGCTGGAAGCCCTCTTCCAGCGCCAGCGCGAGGCGTTTCGTGCCCATCCCATGCCCAGTGCCGAACAGCGCATCCAGTGGCTGCGCAGCCTGGCCGAGCTGATCTCCAGCGAACGCGACGCCCTGATCGCCGCCGTCTCCAGCGACTTCGGCAACCGCTCCGCCGACGAAACCCTGCTGGCGGAAATCATGCCCAGCCTCCACGGCATCCACTACGCCCGCAAGCGCCTGCGCAAATGGATGAAACCCTCCCGCCGCGCCGTCGGCCTGGCCTTCCAGCCGGCGGCCGCCCGGGTGGTCTACCAGCCACTGGGCGTGGTGGGCGTGATAGTGCCCTGGAACTACCCGCTGTTCCTGGCCATCGGCCCGCTGGTCGGCGCGCTGGCTGCCGGCAACCGGGTGATGATCAAGATGAGCGAGTCCACCCCGGCCACTTCGCGGCTGCTCAAGGAGCTCCTGGCGCGAATCTTTCCCGAGGACCTGGTGGCGGTGGTGGAAGGCGAGGCCGAGGTGGGCGTCGCCTTCTCCCGACAGCCCTTCGACCACCTGCTGTTCACCGGCGCCACCAGCATCGGCCGGCACGTGATGCGCGCCGCCGCCGAGAACCTGACCCCGGTGACCCTGGAGCTGGGCGGCAAGTCGCCCGCCATCGTCTCCGCCGAGGTGCCCCTGGCCGACGCCGCCGAGCGCATCGCCTTCGGCAAGACCCTGAACGCCGGCCAGACCTGCGTGGCGCCCGATTACGTGCTGGTGCCCGAAGACCGTGTGGACGGTTTCATCGAGGCCTACCGCGAGGTGGTCCAACGCTTTTTCCCGAAGCTCGCCGACAACCCCGACTACACCGCCATCATCAACGAACGCCAGCTGGGCCGCCTCAAGGGCTACCTGGCCGACGCCGAGGCCAAGGGCGCGAAACTGGTCCCGCTGTTCCCCGAAGGCGAGGACCGTCGCCTGCCCCATACCCTGGTGCTGAACGCCACCGACGACATGAAACTGATGCAGGAGGAAATCTTCGGCCCCCTGCTGCCGGTGGTGCCCTATCGGCGGATCGACGACGCCTTCGCCTACATCAACGCACGTCCGCGCCCCCTGGCCCTCTACTACTTCGGCTACGGCAAGGCCGAGCAGCAGCGGGTACTCCACGAAACCCACTCCGGCGGTGTCTGCCTCAACGACACCCTGCTGCACGTCGCCCAGGACGACATGCCCTTCGGCGGCATCGGCCCCTCGGGCATGGGGCACTACCACGGCCACGAAGGCTTCCTGACCTTCAGCAAGGCCAAGGGCGTGTTCATCAAGCAGCGCTTCAACGCCGCGAAGCTGATCTACCCGCCCTACGGCAAGGCGATCCAGAAGCTGGTGTACAGACTCTTCGTCCGCTGA
- a CDS encoding TetR/AcrR family transcriptional regulator, which translates to MAPRTKTRDRIVLESLGLFNTQGERNVTTNHIAAHLGMSPGNLYYHFRNKQEIITELFGQYEARVDAFLRVPEGRAVTVEDKTFYLESLLAAMWDFRFLHRDLEHLLESDAELAVRYRQFAQRCLDHALGIYRGFVEAGILLMTPAQTEALTLNSWIIITSWVRFLCTTRGESADISQDLLRRGIYQVLALEGGYLAPEAQPAVKALYEKLYVPLDAIVPA; encoded by the coding sequence ATGGCCCCGAGAACCAAGACCCGCGACCGCATCGTTCTGGAGAGCCTGGGGCTGTTCAACACCCAGGGTGAGCGCAACGTGACCACCAACCACATCGCCGCGCACCTGGGCATGTCGCCGGGCAACCTCTATTACCACTTCCGCAACAAGCAGGAGATCATCACCGAGCTGTTCGGCCAGTACGAGGCGCGGGTGGATGCCTTCCTGCGGGTGCCTGAAGGGCGCGCGGTGACGGTGGAGGACAAGACCTTCTACCTGGAGTCGCTGCTGGCGGCGATGTGGGACTTCCGTTTCCTGCACCGCGACCTGGAGCACCTGCTGGAGTCCGATGCGGAGCTGGCGGTCCGCTACCGGCAGTTCGCCCAGCGCTGCCTGGACCACGCTCTCGGCATCTACCGGGGCTTCGTCGAGGCGGGGATTCTGCTGATGACGCCGGCCCAGACCGAGGCGTTGACCCTGAACAGCTGGATCATCATCACCTCCTGGGTGCGATTTCTCTGCACCACGCGCGGCGAGAGCGCGGACATCAGCCAGGACCTGCTGCGCCGTGGCATCTACCAGGTGCTGGCGCTGGAGGGCGGCTACCTCGCGCCCGAGGCGCAGCCGGCGGTGAAGGCGCTCTACGAGAAGCTCTACGTACCGCTCGACGCCATCGTGCCGGCCTGA
- a CDS encoding hydrolase, with product MPAFHQQVTAHSSFQPAWWLPGPHLQTLWSPFFRVPAQLERQRERLWLEDGDFLDLDWHGPHEADRPLVLVLHGLTGSSASHYVLGLQQELAARRWASVALNWRGCSGEPNRLPRGYHSGVSEDLAATIAHLRACRPLAPLYAVGYSLGGNVLLKHLGETGLDCGLQGAVAVSVPYRLDQCADRIALGFSRVYQAHFMREMVAYVKTKRQLFTHQGQSEHLSALDRLGTLDGMRTFWDFDGRVTAPLHGFDDAHDYYRRASSRYYLGGIRIPTLLIQSADDPFVFRHSLPEAQELSATTRMELHARGGHVGFVEGSPRKPAFYLERRIPDWLDSCRQAGTMASSGT from the coding sequence ATGCCCGCGTTCCACCAGCAGGTCACCGCCCACAGCAGCTTCCAGCCCGCCTGGTGGCTGCCTGGCCCCCACCTGCAAACCCTCTGGTCGCCCTTCTTCCGCGTACCGGCGCAACTGGAGCGACAACGGGAGCGGCTCTGGCTGGAAGACGGCGACTTCCTCGACCTGGACTGGCACGGTCCCCACGAGGCCGACAGACCCCTGGTGCTGGTACTCCACGGCCTGACCGGCTCGTCCGCGTCGCACTACGTGCTCGGCCTGCAGCAGGAACTGGCGGCGCGCCGCTGGGCCAGCGTCGCCCTGAACTGGCGGGGCTGCTCGGGCGAACCCAACCGCCTGCCCCGGGGCTATCACTCCGGGGTCAGCGAAGACCTGGCCGCCACCATCGCCCACCTCCGGGCCTGCCGACCATTGGCCCCCCTCTATGCCGTGGGCTACTCGCTCGGCGGCAACGTGCTGCTCAAGCACCTCGGTGAAACCGGCCTGGACTGCGGCCTGCAAGGCGCGGTCGCGGTGTCGGTGCCCTACCGCCTGGACCAGTGCGCGGACCGCATCGCCCTGGGCTTCTCACGGGTGTACCAGGCCCATTTCATGCGCGAGATGGTGGCCTACGTGAAAACCAAGCGGCAGCTCTTCACCCACCAGGGCCAGTCCGAGCACCTGAGCGCCCTGGACCGGCTGGGCACCCTGGACGGCATGCGCACCTTCTGGGACTTCGATGGCCGCGTCACCGCGCCCCTGCACGGCTTCGACGACGCCCACGACTACTACCGCCGGGCCTCCAGCCGCTACTACCTGGGCGGCATCCGTATTCCCACCCTGCTGATCCAGTCCGCCGACGACCCCTTCGTGTTCCGCCACAGCCTGCCGGAGGCCCAGGAACTGTCCGCCACCACGCGCATGGAACTCCATGCCCGGGGCGGCCATGTGGGCTTCGTCGAAGGGTCTCCGCGCAAGCCCGCCTTCTACCTGGAGAGGCGGATCCCGGACTGGCTGGACAGCTGCCGTCAGGCCGGCACGATGGCGTCGAGCGGTACGTAG
- the rsmD gene encoding 16S rRNA (guanine(966)-N(2))-methyltransferase RsmD, which yields MRKPNAKPARPGHGGQGQLRIIGGEWRSRRFAFPDGPGLRPTPDRVRETLFNWLAPHVEGARVLDPFAGSGALFLEALSRGAEQALALDLNPDSVAALRGHLDVLRCGKGQLLQSDALRYLDTQAPSPFDLVFLDPPFNLGLLAPVCELLENRGWLAPRAWVYTESETPPSALGLPSNWRLHREKKAGQVYYALWQRSAETGHLPDV from the coding sequence ATGCGCAAACCCAACGCCAAACCCGCCCGTCCTGGCCATGGCGGCCAGGGCCAGCTCCGCATCATCGGCGGCGAATGGCGCTCGCGGCGCTTCGCCTTTCCCGATGGCCCGGGCCTTCGCCCCACGCCGGACAGGGTGCGCGAGACCCTGTTCAACTGGCTGGCCCCCCATGTGGAGGGCGCCCGGGTGCTGGATCCCTTCGCCGGCAGCGGCGCGCTCTTTCTCGAAGCCCTGTCCCGGGGCGCGGAACAGGCGCTGGCCCTGGACCTGAATCCCGACTCGGTGGCCGCCTTGCGCGGCCACCTGGACGTGCTGCGCTGCGGCAAGGGCCAGCTGCTGCAGAGCGACGCCCTGCGCTACCTCGACACCCAGGCACCCTCCCCATTCGACCTGGTGTTCCTCGACCCGCCCTTCAACCTGGGCCTGCTGGCCCCAGTCTGCGAACTGCTGGAAAACCGGGGCTGGCTGGCCCCCCGTGCCTGGGTCTATACCGAAAGCGAGACCCCGCCATCCGCGCTGGGCCTGCCGAGCAACTGGCGCCTGCACCGGGAGAAGAAAGCCGGCCAGGTGTACTACGCCCTGTGGCAGCGCAGCGCCGAGACAGGTCACCTCCCTGACGTCTGA
- a CDS encoding M16 family metallopeptidase: MSDRNGLRYGLLGLALIVLLGLLGFIADRPNSSATAETAAPPSTPGLESLAELNGNAPGRRRLEIQSWKTTEGTRVLFVAAPELPMFDLRLTFAAGSSQDGDLPGLATLTNAMLNEGVAGKDVTAIAEGFESLGAEFGNGAYRDMAIASLRSLTKPELRTPALELFTQVVGAPDFPEDALARIKNQMLAGFQYQKQNPGRLAGLELFEQLYGQHPYAHPSDGTEASIPGITVDQLRAFHRKAYAAGNLVIALVGDLSRAEAEAIANQVSRALPKGPALPKLPEPAAPKAGVHHIEFPSKQTHLMLAQLGIDRNEPDYAALYIGNQILGGGGFGTRLMDEVREKRGLTYGISSGFTAMQVKGPFMIGLQTRAEMSQGTLALIQDIVRRYLAEGPTRKELEDAKREIAGSFPLSTASNADIVGQLGAIGFYDLPLTYLEDFMTQVQALDVAQVKAAMARHLDPDQFVIVTAGPTVSQQDLPPPTDKPADLPSGVPEH; encoded by the coding sequence ATGAGTGATCGCAACGGCCTGCGTTACGGCCTGCTCGGCCTGGCCCTGATCGTCCTGCTGGGCCTGCTCGGCTTCATCGCCGACCGCCCGAACAGCTCGGCCACGGCGGAGACCGCCGCGCCGCCCAGCACCCCTGGCCTGGAATCCCTGGCGGAATTGAACGGCAACGCCCCCGGGCGCCGGCGCCTGGAGATCCAGAGCTGGAAGACCACCGAGGGGACCCGCGTGCTGTTCGTCGCCGCGCCCGAGCTGCCGATGTTCGACCTGCGCCTGACCTTCGCCGCTGGCAGCAGCCAGGACGGCGACCTGCCGGGCCTGGCCACCCTGACCAACGCCATGCTCAACGAGGGCGTGGCCGGCAAGGACGTCACCGCCATCGCCGAAGGCTTCGAAAGCCTCGGCGCCGAATTCGGCAATGGCGCCTACCGCGACATGGCCATCGCCAGCCTGCGCAGCCTGACCAAGCCCGAGCTCCGCACTCCGGCGCTGGAACTCTTCACCCAGGTCGTCGGCGCCCCGGACTTCCCGGAGGACGCCCTGGCACGGATCAAGAACCAGATGCTCGCCGGTTTCCAGTACCAGAAACAGAATCCTGGCCGCCTGGCCGGCCTGGAGCTTTTCGAGCAGCTCTACGGCCAGCACCCCTACGCCCACCCCAGCGACGGTACCGAAGCGTCCATCCCCGGCATCACCGTCGACCAGCTGCGCGCCTTCCATCGGAAGGCCTATGCGGCCGGCAACCTGGTGATCGCCCTGGTAGGCGACCTGTCCCGCGCCGAGGCCGAGGCCATCGCCAACCAGGTGTCCCGCGCCCTGCCCAAGGGACCGGCGCTGCCGAAACTGCCGGAGCCCGCCGCGCCCAAGGCCGGCGTCCACCATATCGAGTTCCCCTCCAAGCAGACCCACCTGATGCTGGCCCAGCTCGGCATCGACCGGAACGAGCCCGACTATGCCGCCCTGTACATCGGCAACCAGATCCTCGGCGGCGGCGGCTTCGGCACCCGGCTCATGGACGAAGTGCGGGAGAAGCGCGGCCTCACCTACGGCATCAGCTCCGGCTTCACCGCGATGCAGGTCAAGGGCCCCTTCATGATCGGCCTGCAGACCCGCGCCGAAATGAGCCAGGGCACCCTGGCGCTGATCCAGGACATCGTCCGCCGCTACCTGGCCGAAGGCCCTACCCGGAAAGAACTGGAGGATGCCAAGCGCGAGATCGCCGGCAGCTTCCCGCTGTCCACCGCCAGCAATGCCGATATCGTCGGCCAACTGGGCGCCATCGGCTTCTACGACCTGCCCCTGACCTACCTGGAAGACTTCATGACCCAGGTCCAGGCTCTGGACGTGGCCCAGGTGAAAGCCGCCATGGCCCGCCACCTGGATCCCGACCAGTTCGTCATCGTCACCGCAGGCCCGACCGTCTCCCAGCAGGACCTGCCGCCTCCCACCGACAAGCCCGCCGACCTTCCCAGCGGCGTACCGGAGCACTGA
- a CDS encoding M16 family metallopeptidase — MKGIARQAAGLLICALCLPALTLAADTQPTHEFTLDNGLKVVVREDHRAPVVVSQLWYKVGSSYETPGQTGLSHALEHMMFKGSRKLGPGEASRILRELGAEENAFTSDDYTAYYQVLARDRLGVAFELEADRLASLRLPPEEFAREIEVIKEERRLRTDDKPSAKAFERFKAMAYPASGYSIPTIGWMADLDRMKVEELRHWYQSWYAPNNATLVVVGDVTADEVKGLAQRWFGDIPRRAVPPAKRPLELATPGERRITLHVRTQLPSLVMGFNVPGLATAPEARQVHALRLISALLDGGYSARLPSRLERGEELVSGASAWYDGFSRGDSLFVVSATPNVQKSRTLAQAEAGLWRELEALKRTPPSAEELQRVRAQVIADLVYQRDSITSQATTIGQLETVGLSWKLMDQDLAALEAVTPADIQAAARTFFTRDRLSVAHVLPEESGHE; from the coding sequence ATGAAAGGCATTGCCCGACAAGCCGCTGGCTTGCTCATCTGCGCCCTCTGCCTGCCTGCCCTGACACTCGCAGCAGACACCCAACCCACCCACGAGTTCACCCTGGACAACGGTCTGAAAGTCGTCGTCCGCGAGGACCACCGTGCCCCCGTCGTGGTCTCCCAGCTCTGGTACAAGGTGGGCTCCAGCTACGAGACGCCCGGCCAGACCGGCCTGTCCCACGCCCTCGAACACATGATGTTCAAGGGCAGCCGCAAGCTCGGCCCCGGCGAAGCCTCGCGCATCCTGCGGGAGCTGGGCGCCGAGGAGAATGCCTTCACCAGCGACGACTACACCGCCTACTACCAGGTGTTGGCCCGTGATCGCCTGGGCGTCGCCTTCGAACTGGAAGCGGACCGCCTCGCCAGCCTCAGGCTGCCGCCCGAGGAATTCGCCCGGGAGATCGAGGTGATCAAGGAAGAACGCCGCCTGCGCACCGACGACAAGCCCAGCGCCAAGGCCTTCGAGCGCTTCAAGGCCATGGCCTATCCGGCCAGCGGCTACAGCATTCCCACCATTGGCTGGATGGCTGATCTCGACCGCATGAAGGTGGAGGAGCTGCGCCACTGGTACCAGTCCTGGTATGCCCCGAACAACGCCACCCTGGTGGTGGTCGGCGACGTCACCGCTGACGAGGTGAAAGGCCTGGCCCAGCGCTGGTTCGGCGACATCCCCCGCCGCGCCGTACCGCCGGCCAAGCGTCCCCTGGAGCTGGCCACGCCCGGCGAGCGTCGCATCACCCTGCACGTTCGCACCCAGTTGCCCAGCCTGGTGATGGGCTTCAACGTGCCGGGCCTCGCCACCGCCCCGGAGGCCCGTCAGGTCCACGCCCTTCGCCTGATCTCCGCCCTGCTCGACGGCGGCTACAGCGCCCGCCTGCCCAGCCGACTGGAGCGCGGCGAGGAACTGGTGAGCGGCGCCTCCGCCTGGTACGACGGTTTTTCCCGTGGCGACAGCCTGTTCGTTGTCAGCGCCACCCCCAACGTGCAGAAGAGCAGGACCCTGGCCCAGGCCGAAGCCGGGCTCTGGCGCGAGCTGGAGGCTCTGAAGCGGACGCCGCCCAGTGCAGAGGAACTGCAGCGCGTCCGCGCCCAGGTCATCGCCGACCTGGTCTACCAGCGCGACTCCATCACCAGCCAGGCCACCACCATCGGCCAACTGGAGACCGTGGGCCTGTCGTGGAAGCTGATGGACCAGGACCTGGCCGCCCTGGAAGCGGTGACCCCGGCCGACATCCAGGCCGCCGCCCGCACCTTCTTCACCCGCGACCGCCTGAGCGTCGCCCACGTCCTGCCCGAGGAGAGCGGCCATGAGTGA